The Anaerohalosphaeraceae bacterium nucleotide sequence GGGAGGGCACCTGCGTGCTGGCGGCTCATCAGTTTCTTTCGGCGCATGGCAAAGAAGGGTTTGTCCGTCCGGAGGAAATGTCCGACGGCACACGTCGCTGTGCTCGGATTGAACGGTTTGCCCGGCTGGGTGCGGCGGTCCTGAGGCGGTATTTCGAAACAGTAAGTCAGGGTTGAAACACTTTATGGATATGGAAAAGATTCTTGCGATTGCTCCGCTGCTTCGAATTGTTTTGAAGGAAAACGGCTGTTATCCGCTGGTTCGTTTTGCGGAGACCTGTTCGGCCTGCACGGTTTCCGTTTGTGCGGACTGGGACAATCCGAAAGAGACCGCCGAGCGGATTCGAGCGGCTGCTGAACGGCTGAAAGGGACAGGAGTTCAGGCCGTCTGTGTGGAAGAGGTCGGCTGTTTTCAGATTCTTCCCTGGCCCCGTCCGAAGCAGGGACGGGCGGCGGGAAAAATTGCTCTGGTGACGGGGGCGGCGCAGGGATTCGGGCTGGAGATAGCGCAGGATTTTGCCGCGCAGGGGGCCGTGGTGGTGCTGCTGGATATTAACGAAGACGGTGTCCGGCGGGCTGCTGAATCGCTCAATCGGCAGTACGGTCCTGAGACGGCACTGGCGCTGAAAGCGGACGTAACCAGTGAGGAATCTGTAGCCCAGTCCGTCGCGCAGACCGTTCGGCATTACGGGGGGTTCGATGTGTTTATCTCCAATGCCGGCGTGCTCAAGGCCGACAGCGTCAAGCGGCAGCCGGTGAAGGATTTTGATTTTGTCACGGCGGTCAATTACAGGGGCTATTACCTGTGCGTGAAGGCCGCGGCGCCGGTCCTGGCCCTGCAGCATCAGGCGGATGCATCCTATCGAAGCGACATCATTCAAATCAATTCCAAATCGGGCCTTCGCGGTTCCAACCGCAATTTCGCCTATGCCGGCAGCAAGTTCGGCGGCATCGGCCTGACGCAGTCGTTTGCCCTCGAGCTGGTGGAGGACGGCATCAAAGTCAATTCCGTCTGTCCGGGCAATTTCTTTGACGGGCCGCTCTGGTCGGACCCGAACAACGGGCTGTTTGTCCAGTATCTGCGGGCGGGCAAGGTGCCCGGTGCCAAAACCGTTGAGGATGTTCGGCGGGCGTATGAGGCGATGATTCCGATGGGACGGGGCTGCACGACCCCCGATGTGATGAAGGCGATTTATTATCTGATGGAACAGGAGTACGAAACCGGCCAGGCCCTGCCCGTCACCGGCGGCCAGGTCATGCTTCATTAAGAAAGCGAAGGATTATGAAGATTCCGTCTGTTCAGCAGGCCGTCGAGTTAATCGGACCCGAGCAGCTGCGGCTCAATCCGGGCAAGCCCGTTTATAAGCCCGGACCCTATCAGGTGCTGGCCAAAGTGGAGGCGGTGGGGCTGTGCTTTTCCGATTTGAAGCTGCTGGCTCAGTTTGACAAGCACCCCCGCAAGAGCGAGATTCTCTCCGGCATTGAGCCGTCGGTTTTGTCGGAGATTCCCAGTTACTGCCCGGGCGCCAAACCCACGGTGCCGGGCCATGAGATTTCATGTGTGATTGCGGCGGTGGGCGAGAAGGTCCGCCGGCATCGGGTCGGACAAACTGTGCTGGTGCAGACGGATTACCGCTGGCTCAAGACCGCCTCATCGAATGCGGCCATCGGCTATAATTTTGAAGGGGCCCTCCAGCAGTACATCCTTTTCGATGAGCGGGTGTATGTGGACCCGGACAGCGGCGAAAGTTTTCTGATTCCTGTTCAGGCGGATATTTCCTTTTCCGCCGGGGCGCTGGTGGAGCCGTGGGCGTG carries:
- a CDS encoding SDR family NAD(P)-dependent oxidoreductase, whose protein sequence is MEKILAIAPLLRIVLKENGCYPLVRFAETCSACTVSVCADWDNPKETAERIRAAAERLKGTGVQAVCVEEVGCFQILPWPRPKQGRAAGKIALVTGAAQGFGLEIAQDFAAQGAVVVLLDINEDGVRRAAESLNRQYGPETALALKADVTSEESVAQSVAQTVRHYGGFDVFISNAGVLKADSVKRQPVKDFDFVTAVNYRGYYLCVKAAAPVLALQHQADASYRSDIIQINSKSGLRGSNRNFAYAGSKFGGIGLTQSFALELVEDGIKVNSVCPGNFFDGPLWSDPNNGLFVQYLRAGKVPGAKTVEDVRRAYEAMIPMGRGCTTPDVMKAIYYLMEQEYETGQALPVTGGQVMLH